One part of the Leclercia sp. LSNIH1 genome encodes these proteins:
- the aceE gene encoding pyruvate dehydrogenase (acetyl-transferring), homodimeric type, with the protein MSERLQNDVDPIETRDWQQAIESVIREEGVERAQYLIEQMLSEARKGGVKVAAGAGANNYVNTIAVEDEPEYPGNLDLERRIRSAIRWNAIMTVLRASKKDLELGGHMASFQSSATVYEVCFNHFFRARTEKDGGDLVYFQGHISPGVYARAFLEGRLTEEQMNNFRQEVHGKGLSSYPHPKLMPEFWQFPTVSMGLGPIGAIYQAKFLKYLEHRGLKDTSQQTVYAFLGDGEMDEPESKGAITIATREKLDNLCFIINCNLQRLDGPVTGNGKIINELEGIFAGAGWNVIKVMWGGRWDELLRKDTSGKLIQLMNETVDGDYQTFKSKDGAYVREHFFGKYPETAALVADWTDEQIWALNRGGHDPKKVYAALKKAQETKGKATVILAHTVKGYGMGDTAEGKNIAHQVKKMNMDGVRYIRDRFNVPVTDEQVENLSYITFPEGSEEHTYLHAQRQKLNGYLPSRQVNFTEKLELPALEDFSQLLEEQNKEISTTIAFVRALNVMLKNKSIKDRLVPIIADEARTFGMEGLFRQIGIYSPNGQQYTPQDREQVAYYKEDEKGQILQEGINELGAGASWLAAATSYSTNNLPMIPFYIYYSMFGFQRIGDLCWQAGDQQARGFLIGGTSGRTTLNGEGLQHEDGHSHIQSLTIPNCISYDPSYAYEVAVIMHDGLQRMYGEAQENIYYYITTLNENYHMPAMPEGAEEGIRKGIYKLETVEGSKGKVQLLGSGSILRHVREAAQILAKDYGVGSDVYSVTSFTELARDGQDCERWNMLHPLETPRVPYIAQVMNDAPAVASTDYMKLFAEQVRTYVPADDYRVLGTDGFGRSDSRENLRHHFEVDASYVVVAALGELAKRGEIDKKVVADAITKFNIDAEKVNPRLA; encoded by the coding sequence ATGTCAGAACGTCTCCAAAATGACGTGGATCCGATCGAAACTCGCGACTGGCAACAGGCGATCGAATCGGTCATCCGTGAAGAAGGTGTTGAGCGCGCTCAGTATCTGATTGAACAGATGCTTTCTGAAGCCCGCAAAGGCGGCGTGAAAGTAGCTGCAGGTGCAGGGGCTAACAACTACGTAAACACGATTGCCGTTGAAGACGAACCGGAATACCCGGGCAATCTGGATCTGGAACGCCGTATCCGTTCTGCAATCCGCTGGAACGCCATCATGACCGTTCTGCGCGCATCCAAAAAAGATCTGGAGCTGGGTGGCCACATGGCATCCTTCCAGTCCTCTGCAACCGTTTATGAAGTGTGCTTTAACCACTTCTTCCGCGCGCGCACCGAGAAAGACGGCGGCGACCTGGTCTACTTCCAGGGCCACATCTCTCCGGGCGTCTACGCACGTGCCTTCCTGGAAGGTCGTCTGACTGAAGAGCAGATGAACAACTTCCGTCAGGAAGTTCACGGTAAAGGCCTCTCCTCTTATCCGCACCCGAAACTGATGCCAGAATTCTGGCAGTTCCCGACCGTTTCCATGGGTCTGGGCCCAATCGGTGCGATCTACCAGGCTAAATTCCTGAAATATCTGGAACACCGTGGCCTGAAAGATACCTCTCAGCAGACCGTTTACGCCTTCCTGGGCGACGGCGAGATGGATGAGCCAGAATCCAAAGGCGCGATCACCATCGCGACCCGTGAGAAGCTGGACAACCTCTGCTTCATCATCAACTGTAACCTGCAGCGTCTGGATGGTCCGGTAACCGGTAACGGCAAGATCATCAACGAACTGGAAGGCATCTTCGCAGGTGCTGGCTGGAACGTGATTAAAGTGATGTGGGGCGGTCGTTGGGACGAGCTGCTGCGTAAAGATACCAGCGGTAAGCTGATCCAGCTGATGAACGAAACCGTTGACGGCGACTACCAGACCTTCAAATCCAAAGACGGTGCCTATGTTCGTGAGCACTTCTTCGGTAAATATCCTGAAACCGCAGCCCTGGTTGCAGACTGGACTGACGAGCAGATCTGGGCCCTGAACCGTGGTGGTCACGATCCGAAGAAAGTCTACGCTGCACTGAAAAAAGCGCAGGAAACCAAAGGCAAAGCAACCGTCATCCTGGCTCATACCGTTAAAGGTTATGGCATGGGTGACACTGCCGAAGGTAAAAACATCGCGCACCAGGTTAAGAAAATGAACATGGACGGCGTGCGTTATATCCGCGACCGTTTCAACGTTCCAGTGACCGACGAGCAGGTTGAAAACCTCTCTTACATCACCTTCCCGGAAGGTTCTGAAGAGCACACCTATCTGCACGCGCAGCGTCAGAAACTGAACGGCTACCTGCCGTCCCGTCAGGTGAACTTCACTGAGAAACTGGAACTCCCAGCGCTGGAAGACTTCTCTCAGCTGCTGGAAGAGCAGAACAAAGAGATCTCTACCACTATCGCCTTCGTGCGTGCCCTGAACGTGATGCTGAAGAACAAGTCGATCAAAGATCGTCTGGTGCCAATCATCGCGGACGAAGCGCGTACCTTCGGTATGGAAGGTCTGTTCCGTCAGATCGGTATCTACAGCCCGAACGGCCAGCAGTACACCCCGCAGGACCGTGAGCAGGTTGCATACTACAAAGAAGACGAGAAAGGCCAGATCCTGCAGGAAGGTATCAACGAGCTGGGCGCAGGCGCATCCTGGCTGGCTGCTGCGACCTCCTACAGCACCAACAACCTGCCGATGATCCCGTTCTACATCTACTACTCCATGTTCGGGTTCCAGCGTATCGGCGACCTGTGCTGGCAGGCAGGCGACCAGCAGGCTCGCGGCTTCCTGATCGGTGGTACTTCCGGTCGTACGACCCTGAACGGCGAAGGTCTGCAGCACGAAGATGGTCACAGCCACATTCAGTCTCTGACTATCCCGAACTGTATCTCTTACGATCCGTCTTACGCGTACGAAGTGGCAGTCATCATGCATGACGGTCTGCAGCGCATGTACGGTGAAGCGCAAGAGAACATTTACTACTACATCACCACCCTGAACGAAAACTACCACATGCCGGCCATGCCGGAAGGTGCCGAGGAAGGTATCCGTAAAGGTATCTACAAACTCGAAACCGTTGAAGGTAGCAAAGGTAAAGTTCAGCTGCTGGGCTCCGGTTCTATCCTGCGTCACGTCCGTGAAGCAGCGCAGATCCTGGCGAAAGACTACGGTGTGGGCTCCGACGTGTACAGCGTAACCTCCTTCACTGAACTGGCGCGTGATGGCCAGGATTGTGAGCGCTGGAACATGCTGCACCCGCTGGAAACTCCGCGCGTTCCGTACATCGCTCAGGTGATGAACGACGCTCCGGCCGTAGCATCTACTGACTACATGAAACTGTTCGCAGAGCAGGTTCGTACTTACGTTCCAGCTGATGATTATCGCGTACTGGGTACTGACGGCTTCGGTCGTTCTGACAGCCGCGAAAACCTGCGTCACCACTTCGAAGTTGATGCTTCTTACGTGGTTGTAGCAGCCCTGGGCGAACTGGCTAAACGTGGCGAAATCGATAAGAAAGTGGTTGCGGACGCAATTACCAAATTCAACATCGATGCAGAAAAAGTTAACCCGCGTCTGGCGTAA
- the aceF gene encoding pyruvate dehydrogenase complex dihydrolipoyllysine-residue acetyltransferase, which produces MAIEINVPDIGADEVEITEILVKVGDKVEAEQSLITVEGDKASMEVPSPQAGIVKEIKVSVGDKTETGKLIMIFDSADGAAAAAPAQEEKKEAAPAAAAPAAAAAAKEVNVPDIGGDEVEVTEILVKVGDTVAAEQSLITVEGDKASMEVPAPFAGTVKEIKINTGDKVSTGSLIMVFEVAGAEGAAAPAKAEAAPAQAAAPAAAGGAKEVNVPDIGGDEVEVTEVMVKVGDKVAAEQSLITVEGDKASMEVPAPFAGTVKEIKISTGDKVSTGSLIMVFEVEGAAPAAAPAAAAAPAPAAAPAQAAKPAAAPAAKAEGKSEFAENDAYVHATPLIRRLAREFGVNLAKVKGTGRKGRILREDVQAYVKEAVKRAEAAPAAATGGGIPGMLPWPKVDFSKFGEIEEVELGRIQKISGANLSRNWVMIPHVTHFDKTDITDLEAFRKQQNAEAEKRKLDVKFTPVVFIMKAVAAALEQMPRFNSSLSEDGQKLTLKKYINIGVAVDTPNGLVVPVFKDVNKKSVTELSRELTTISKKARDGKLTAGEMQGGCFTISSIGGLGTTHFAPIVNAPEVAILGVSKSAMEPVWNGKEFVPRLMMPISLSFDHRVIDGADGARFITIINNMLSDIRRLVM; this is translated from the coding sequence ATGGCTATCGAAATCAATGTACCGGACATCGGGGCTGATGAAGTTGAAATCACCGAGATCCTGGTCAAAGTAGGCGACAAAGTTGAAGCTGAACAGTCGCTGATCACCGTAGAAGGCGACAAAGCCTCTATGGAAGTCCCGTCTCCTCAGGCTGGCATCGTTAAAGAGATCAAAGTCTCTGTTGGCGATAAAACCGAGACTGGCAAACTGATCATGATTTTCGATTCCGCCGATGGTGCAGCCGCTGCTGCACCTGCGCAGGAAGAGAAGAAAGAAGCCGCTCCAGCCGCCGCTGCTCCAGCAGCTGCTGCGGCAGCGAAAGAAGTTAACGTGCCTGACATCGGTGGTGACGAAGTTGAAGTCACTGAGATCCTGGTGAAAGTGGGCGATACCGTTGCGGCTGAGCAGTCCCTGATCACCGTAGAAGGCGATAAAGCTTCTATGGAAGTGCCAGCACCGTTCGCGGGCACCGTTAAAGAGATCAAGATCAACACCGGTGACAAAGTCTCTACTGGCTCCCTGATCATGGTCTTCGAAGTGGCGGGTGCTGAAGGCGCTGCGGCTCCAGCGAAAGCGGAAGCTGCTCCGGCTCAGGCTGCTGCTCCAGCTGCGGCTGGCGGTGCGAAAGAGGTTAACGTTCCTGACATCGGTGGTGACGAAGTTGAAGTCACCGAAGTGATGGTGAAAGTGGGCGATAAAGTTGCCGCTGAACAGTCACTGATCACCGTTGAAGGCGACAAGGCTTCTATGGAAGTGCCTGCGCCGTTCGCCGGTACCGTTAAAGAGATCAAAATCAGCACCGGCGACAAAGTTTCTACTGGCTCCCTGATCATGGTCTTCGAAGTGGAAGGCGCTGCGCCTGCAGCCGCTCCGGCCGCTGCTGCTGCGCCAGCACCTGCTGCTGCACCGGCTCAGGCTGCTAAACCAGCTGCCGCTCCGGCTGCGAAAGCGGAAGGCAAATCTGAGTTCGCTGAAAACGACGCATACGTCCACGCGACCCCGCTGATTCGTCGCCTGGCGCGCGAATTCGGTGTGAACCTGGCGAAAGTGAAAGGGACTGGCCGTAAAGGTCGTATCCTGCGTGAAGACGTTCAGGCTTACGTGAAAGAGGCGGTTAAACGCGCTGAAGCGGCACCTGCTGCTGCCACCGGTGGCGGTATCCCGGGCATGCTGCCTTGGCCGAAAGTGGACTTCAGCAAGTTCGGCGAAATCGAAGAAGTGGAACTGGGCCGTATCCAGAAAATCTCTGGTGCTAACCTGAGCCGTAACTGGGTGATGATCCCGCACGTTACCCACTTCGACAAAACCGATATCACCGATCTGGAAGCGTTCCGTAAACAGCAGAACGCCGAAGCTGAGAAGCGTAAACTGGACGTGAAATTCACCCCAGTGGTCTTCATCATGAAGGCAGTTGCTGCGGCTCTGGAACAGATGCCACGCTTCAACAGCTCCCTGTCCGAAGATGGCCAGAAGCTGACGCTGAAGAAATACATCAACATCGGTGTTGCGGTTGATACGCCAAACGGTCTGGTTGTTCCGGTCTTTAAAGACGTGAACAAGAAGAGCGTTACCGAGCTGTCTCGTGAACTGACCACCATCTCCAAGAAAGCGCGTGATGGTAAGCTGACTGCCGGCGAAATGCAGGGCGGCTGCTTCACTATCTCCAGCATCGGCGGCCTGGGTACTACCCACTTCGCGCCGATTGTTAACGCGCCGGAAGTGGCGATCCTTGGTGTCTCCAAGTCTGCGATGGAGCCGGTGTGGAATGGTAAAGAGTTTGTGCCGCGTCTGATGATGCCAATCTCTCTCTCCTTCGACCACCGCGTGATCGACGGTGCTGATGGTGCGCGCTTTATCACCATCATCAACAACATGCTGAGCGACATTCGCCGCCTGGTGATGTAA
- the lpdA gene encoding dihydrolipoyl dehydrogenase, translating into MSTEIKTQVVVLGAGPAGYSAAFRCADLGLETVIVERYNTLGGVCLNVGCIPSKALLHVAKVIEEAKALAEHGIVFGEPKTDIDKIRTWKEKVINQLTGGLAGMAKGRKVKVVNGLGKFTGANTLEVEGENGKTVINFDNAIIAAGSRPIELPFIPHEDPRVWDSTDALELKEVPKRLLVMGGGIIGLEMGTVYHALGSDIDVVEMFDQVIPAADKDIVKVFTKRISKKFNLMLETKVTAVEAKEDGIYVSMEGKKAPAEAQRYDAVLVAIGRVPNGKNLNAGAAGVEVDDRGFIRVDKQLRTNVPHIFAIGDIVGQPMLAHKGVHEGHVAAEVIAGMKHYFDPKVIPSIAYTEPEVAWVGLTEKEAKEKGISYETATFPWAASGRAIASDCADGMTKLIFDKETHRVIGGAIVGTNGGELLGEIGLAIEMGCDAEDIALTIHAHPTLHESVGLAAEVFEGSITDLPNAKAKKK; encoded by the coding sequence ATGAGTACTGAAATCAAAACTCAGGTCGTGGTACTTGGGGCAGGCCCGGCAGGTTATTCTGCTGCCTTCCGTTGCGCTGATTTAGGTCTGGAAACCGTCATCGTAGAACGCTACAACACCCTGGGTGGTGTTTGTCTGAACGTCGGCTGTATCCCTTCTAAAGCGCTGCTGCACGTAGCGAAAGTTATCGAAGAAGCCAAAGCGCTGGCTGAACACGGTATCGTCTTCGGCGAGCCGAAAACCGATATCGATAAAATTCGTACCTGGAAAGAGAAAGTCATCAATCAGCTGACCGGCGGTCTGGCTGGTATGGCTAAAGGCCGTAAAGTAAAAGTAGTTAACGGTCTGGGTAAATTCACCGGGGCCAACACCCTGGAAGTGGAAGGCGAAAACGGCAAAACCGTAATCAACTTCGACAACGCGATCATCGCGGCGGGCTCCCGTCCGATCGAACTGCCATTCATTCCACATGAAGATCCGCGCGTATGGGACTCCACCGATGCGCTGGAGCTGAAAGAAGTACCAAAACGCCTGCTGGTTATGGGCGGTGGTATTATCGGTCTGGAAATGGGTACCGTTTACCATGCGCTGGGTTCAGACATTGACGTGGTTGAGATGTTCGACCAGGTTATCCCGGCTGCTGACAAAGACATCGTTAAAGTCTTCACCAAACGCATCAGCAAGAAATTCAACCTGATGCTGGAAACCAAAGTGACTGCCGTTGAAGCGAAAGAAGACGGTATTTACGTTTCCATGGAAGGTAAAAAAGCCCCTGCTGAAGCGCAGCGTTACGACGCCGTGCTGGTGGCGATCGGTCGTGTGCCGAACGGTAAAAACCTCAATGCAGGTGCAGCGGGCGTGGAAGTGGACGACCGTGGTTTCATCCGCGTTGACAAACAGCTGCGCACTAACGTGCCGCACATCTTTGCTATCGGCGATATCGTCGGTCAGCCAATGCTGGCGCACAAAGGTGTTCACGAAGGCCACGTTGCCGCAGAAGTTATCGCCGGGATGAAGCACTACTTCGACCCGAAAGTGATCCCATCTATCGCCTACACCGAGCCAGAAGTGGCATGGGTCGGTCTGACCGAGAAAGAAGCGAAAGAGAAAGGCATCAGCTACGAAACTGCCACCTTCCCGTGGGCTGCTTCTGGCCGTGCTATCGCTTCCGACTGCGCAGACGGTATGACCAAACTGATCTTCGACAAAGAGACTCACCGTGTGATCGGTGGTGCGATTGTCGGCACCAACGGCGGCGAGCTGCTGGGCGAGATCGGTCTGGCGATCGAAATGGGTTGCGACGCTGAAGACATCGCGCTGACCATCCACGCTCACCCGACTCTGCACGAGTCTGTTGGCCTGGCGGCAGAAGTGTTTGAAGGCAGCATCACCGACCTGCCAAACGCGAAAGCGAAGAAGAAGTAA
- a CDS encoding DUF2950 family protein, with translation MKSKPIAGVLLLMVSSFAVAQAHFPTPDGAASALTKAISEQDQRAMQDLLGDNWHDALPPEGVDPDAVDRFLRDWQVKHEIVLDGEVAHLAVGSSGWQLPVPLVKTAEGWRFDMKAGAEEIQTREIGRNELAAMEALHAYVDAQQSYYALNHRYAQSIVSTPGKKEGLYWPTVPGEAPSPLGPAFNPPQPGEGYHGYHFRILPAQEGFAMVAWPVSYGQTGIMSFIIDQDDKVYQRNLGADSQQQAQAMSAFTTAPGWQPVAR, from the coding sequence ATGAAAAGTAAACCGATCGCGGGCGTCTTATTGCTGATGGTTTCATCATTTGCCGTCGCCCAGGCGCATTTTCCTACGCCCGACGGGGCTGCCAGCGCGCTGACCAAAGCCATTAGCGAGCAAGATCAACGCGCCATGCAGGATCTGCTGGGTGATAACTGGCACGATGCGCTACCGCCGGAAGGGGTCGATCCTGACGCGGTGGATCGTTTTCTGCGCGACTGGCAGGTTAAGCATGAGATAGTCCTCGACGGAGAGGTTGCCCATCTGGCCGTTGGCAGCAGCGGCTGGCAGCTACCTGTCCCGTTGGTTAAAACCGCCGAAGGCTGGCGCTTTGATATGAAGGCTGGCGCAGAGGAAATTCAGACCCGGGAAATCGGTCGAAATGAACTGGCGGCCATGGAAGCGCTGCATGCGTATGTTGATGCCCAGCAGAGTTACTACGCGCTGAATCATCGGTATGCACAAAGCATCGTCAGCACTCCGGGGAAAAAAGAGGGTCTTTACTGGCCCACAGTCCCAGGCGAAGCGCCAAGCCCGCTGGGTCCGGCATTCAACCCGCCGCAACCGGGCGAAGGCTACCACGGCTATCATTTCCGCATCTTACCCGCTCAGGAGGGATTTGCGATGGTCGCCTGGCCCGTAAGCTACGGTCAGACAGGGATAATGAGCTTTATCATCGATCAAGATGACAAGGTGTATCAGCGCAATCTCGGCGCGGATTCACAGCAACAGGCGCAGGCGATGAGCGCCTTTACGACGGCGCCAGGCTGGCAGCCGGTGGCCCGCTAA
- a CDS encoding DUF3300 domain-containing protein produces MKLPFSPTLLALLCSVGLFAASGVMYVKSRAPESVSETAPATTAATPPAPVAAPVYSAAQIDQWVAPIALYPDPLLSQILMASTYPSSVIQAAQWSQDNPKMEGDAAIQAVSGQPWDASVKSLVAFPQLMSLLGGNPEWVQNLGDAFLAQPKDVMDAVQRLRALAQQTGALTSTPQQKVTVATVPTSTATVKTASTPSQTVIKIEPADPQVVYVPSYNPSVVYGTWPNASYPPVYLPPSPGQQFTSSFVKGFGYSLGVATTYALFSSIDWDHHDDDHHHHDDDHHDDHHHDGYSHNGDNININVNNYNKITGEHRTDNHMAWQHNPAYRNGVPYTNSQLASHFHQTHISQGLSATEHQSVNRDSQRQAAMAQVQQSTGKSLTQLRQPATLHGQHPTSSQQLKQISQRNNFRGYDSPPPRVQHRLSQPHTEHKQAARPVEHDSRPLRANALSGNDSRSANWRAQQQRGLESRQRASLNGEQRADLRDQRFERHVEHRELRHR; encoded by the coding sequence ATGAAGCTGCCCTTTTCCCCAACGTTGCTCGCCCTTCTCTGTAGCGTCGGGCTATTTGCCGCCTCCGGGGTGATGTATGTTAAAAGCCGCGCACCTGAGTCCGTAAGCGAAACTGCGCCAGCTACAACGGCTGCCACTCCACCAGCGCCCGTTGCCGCCCCAGTCTATAGCGCCGCACAAATTGACCAGTGGGTTGCGCCCATCGCGCTCTATCCCGACCCCCTCCTGTCACAGATTCTGATGGCCTCGACCTACCCTTCCAGCGTTATCCAGGCGGCGCAGTGGTCGCAGGATAATCCCAAAATGGAGGGTGATGCCGCCATTCAGGCCGTCTCCGGTCAGCCCTGGGACGCCAGCGTGAAATCCCTGGTCGCCTTCCCGCAGCTTATGTCGTTGCTGGGCGGCAACCCCGAATGGGTACAAAATCTGGGAGACGCTTTCCTGGCGCAGCCAAAAGATGTGATGGACGCCGTGCAACGCCTGCGCGCGCTGGCGCAGCAAACCGGGGCGTTAACATCGACGCCGCAGCAAAAAGTGACGGTAGCGACAGTACCCACCTCAACCGCTACGGTGAAAACAGCCTCCACGCCCAGCCAGACGGTGATCAAAATAGAGCCTGCCGACCCGCAGGTGGTCTATGTGCCATCCTATAACCCATCTGTGGTGTATGGAACCTGGCCCAACGCCAGCTATCCGCCGGTATATCTGCCCCCTTCTCCCGGTCAGCAATTTACCAGCAGCTTTGTGAAAGGGTTTGGCTATAGCCTGGGTGTCGCCACCACCTACGCGCTCTTTAGCAGTATCGACTGGGATCATCACGACGATGACCACCATCATCACGATGACGATCATCACGACGACCATCATCATGATGGTTATTCGCATAATGGCGATAATATCAATATCAACGTTAACAATTACAACAAGATAACCGGAGAGCACCGCACAGATAACCACATGGCCTGGCAGCATAACCCGGCTTATCGCAACGGCGTTCCCTACACCAATAGCCAGCTCGCCAGCCACTTTCACCAGACCCATATTTCCCAGGGGCTGAGCGCGACAGAGCATCAGTCGGTCAACCGCGACAGCCAGCGTCAGGCGGCGATGGCGCAGGTGCAGCAGTCGACGGGCAAATCGCTGACCCAGCTCAGGCAACCTGCAACCCTGCATGGACAGCACCCGACCTCCAGCCAGCAGCTTAAACAGATCTCACAGCGGAACAATTTCCGTGGTTACGACAGCCCACCGCCCCGGGTGCAGCATCGCCTTAGCCAGCCGCATACTGAGCACAAACAGGCTGCACGCCCTGTGGAGCATGACTCCCGACCACTACGCGCCAATGCGCTGAGCGGTAACGACAGCCGCTCAGCTAACTGGCGGGCCCAGCAGCAACGCGGGCTGGAAAGCCGCCAACGCGCTTCGCTTAACGGCGAGCAGCGTGCGGACCTGCGAGATCAGCGGTTCGAACGCCATGTTGAACACCGTGAATTACGCCATCGTTAA
- the acnB gene encoding bifunctional aconitate hydratase 2/2-methylisocitrate dehydratase: MLEEYRKHVAERAAEGIVPKPLDATQMAALVELLKNPPKGEEEFLLDLLINRVPPGVDEAAYVKAGFLAAIAKGDATSPLVTPEKAIELLGTMQGGYNIHPLIDALDSDTLAPGAAKALSHTLLMFDNFYDVEEKAKAGNSYAKQVMQSWADAEWFLSRPALAEKMTVTVFKVTGETNTDDLSPAPDAWSRPDIPLHALAMLKNAREGIEPDQPGAVGPIKQIEALQKKGFPLAYVGDVVGTGSSRKSATNSVLWFMGDDIPHVPNKRGGGLCLGGKIAPIFFNTMEDAGALPIEVDVSNLNMGDVIDVYPFKGEVRNHETNELLASFELKTDVLIDEVRAGGRIPLIIGRGLTTKAREALGLPHSDVFRQAKDVAESNRGYSLAQKMVGRACGVAGIRPGAYCEPKMTSVGSQDTTGPMTRDELKDLACLGFSSDLVMQSFCHTAAYPKPVDVTTHHTLPDFIMNRGGVSLRPGDGVIHSWLNRMLLPDTVGTGGDSHTRFPIGISFPAGSGLVAFAAATGVMPLDMPESVLVRFKGKMQPGITLRDLVHAIPLYAIKQGLLTVEKKGKKNIFSGRILEIEGLPELKVEQAFELTDASAERSAAGCTIKLNKEPIIEYLTSNIVLLKWMIAEGYGDRRTLERRIQGMEKWLADPQLLEADADAEYAAVIEIDLADIKEPILCAPNDPDDARLLSDVQGDKIDEVFIGSCMTNIGHFRAAGKLLDTHKGQLPTRLWVAPPTRMDAAQLTEEGYYSVFGKSGARIEIPGCSLCMGNQARVADGATVVSTSTRNFPNRLGSGANVYLASAELAAVAALIGKLPTPEEYQTFVSQVDKTAVDTYRYLNFDQLSQYTEKADGVIFQTAV; encoded by the coding sequence GTGCTAGAAGAATACCGTAAGCACGTAGCAGAACGTGCCGCCGAGGGGATTGTACCCAAACCGTTAGATGCAACCCAAATGGCCGCGCTCGTCGAGCTGCTGAAGAATCCGCCAAAAGGCGAAGAAGAATTCCTGTTAGATCTGTTGATCAACCGCGTACCGCCAGGCGTAGATGAAGCTGCCTACGTAAAAGCCGGTTTCCTTGCTGCGATTGCCAAAGGCGACGCAACCTCCCCACTGGTTACCCCTGAAAAAGCGATTGAACTGCTCGGCACCATGCAGGGTGGTTATAACATTCATCCGCTGATCGATGCCCTGGACAGCGACACGCTGGCGCCTGGCGCCGCCAAAGCCCTGTCCCATACGCTGCTCATGTTCGATAACTTCTACGACGTAGAAGAGAAAGCCAAAGCGGGCAACAGCTACGCGAAGCAGGTGATGCAGTCCTGGGCGGATGCCGAGTGGTTCCTGAGCCGCCCTGCGCTGGCGGAAAAAATGACCGTTACCGTCTTCAAGGTGACGGGCGAAACTAACACCGATGACCTCTCTCCGGCGCCGGATGCGTGGTCACGCCCGGATATCCCACTGCACGCCCTGGCGATGCTGAAAAACGCCCGCGAAGGCATTGAGCCGGATCAGCCAGGCGCTGTCGGCCCGATCAAACAGATCGAAGCTCTGCAGAAAAAAGGCTTCCCGCTGGCGTATGTGGGTGACGTAGTCGGTACCGGCTCTTCCCGTAAATCCGCGACCAACTCCGTGCTGTGGTTCATGGGTGATGATATCCCACACGTGCCGAACAAACGTGGCGGTGGCCTGTGCCTCGGCGGCAAAATTGCGCCAATCTTCTTCAACACCATGGAAGATGCGGGTGCACTGCCAATTGAAGTGGATGTCTCTAACCTGAACATGGGCGACGTGATTGACGTTTACCCGTTCAAAGGCGAAGTGCGTAACCACGAAACCAACGAGCTGCTGGCGAGCTTTGAACTGAAAACCGACGTGCTGATTGACGAAGTGCGTGCCGGTGGCCGTATCCCGCTGATCATCGGTCGTGGCCTGACTACCAAAGCGCGTGAAGCGCTGGGTCTGCCGCACTCAGACGTATTCCGTCAGGCAAAAGACGTGGCGGAAAGCAACCGTGGTTACTCTCTGGCGCAGAAAATGGTTGGCCGTGCATGCGGCGTAGCCGGTATCCGTCCGGGTGCGTACTGCGAGCCGAAGATGACCTCCGTGGGCTCTCAGGATACCACCGGTCCGATGACCCGTGACGAACTGAAAGACCTGGCGTGCCTGGGCTTCTCCTCAGACCTGGTGATGCAGTCCTTCTGCCACACCGCGGCCTATCCGAAGCCGGTTGACGTCACCACGCACCACACGCTGCCAGACTTCATCATGAACCGCGGCGGTGTCTCCCTGCGTCCGGGTGACGGCGTGATCCACTCCTGGCTGAACCGCATGCTGCTGCCGGATACCGTCGGTACCGGTGGTGACTCCCACACCCGCTTCCCGATTGGCATCTCCTTCCCGGCGGGCTCCGGCCTGGTGGCCTTTGCTGCCGCGACCGGCGTCATGCCGCTGGACATGCCGGAATCGGTGCTGGTGCGTTTCAAAGGTAAAATGCAGCCGGGCATCACCCTGCGCGACCTGGTGCATGCGATCCCGCTGTACGCCATCAAACAGGGCCTGCTGACCGTTGAGAAGAAAGGTAAAAAGAACATCTTCTCTGGCCGTATCCTGGAGATCGAAGGTCTGCCGGAGCTGAAAGTGGAGCAGGCGTTCGAGCTGACCGATGCCTCCGCCGAGCGTTCCGCTGCGGGCTGTACCATCAAGCTCAACAAAGAGCCGATTATCGAGTACCTGACCTCCAACATCGTGCTGCTGAAGTGGATGATTGCTGAAGGTTACGGCGACCGCCGTACCCTGGAGCGTCGTATTCAGGGCATGGAGAAATGGCTGGCAGATCCACAGCTGCTGGAAGCCGACGCCGATGCAGAATATGCCGCGGTGATCGAGATCGACCTGGCTGACATCAAAGAGCCAATCCTCTGTGCGCCGAACGATCCGGATGACGCGCGTCTGCTCTCTGACGTTCAGGGCGACAAGATCGACGAAGTGTTCATCGGCTCCTGCATGACCAACATCGGTCACTTCCGCGCTGCCGGTAAACTGCTGGATACCCACAAAGGCCAGCTGCCAACCCGTCTGTGGGTGGCGCCGCCAACCCGTATGGATGCGGCTCAGCTGACGGAAGAGGGCTACTACAGCGTGTTTGGTAAGAGCGGGGCGCGTATCGAAATCCCTGGCTGTTCCCTCTGTATGGGTAACCAGGCGCGCGTGGCTGACGGTGCGACGGTGGTTTCCACCTCTACCCGTAACTTCCCGAACCGTTTAGGTTCTGGTGCAAACGTCTACCTGGCCTCTGCGGAGCTGGCGGCGGTTGCTGCGCTGATTGGTAAACTGCCAACGCCGGAAGAGTACCAGACCTTCGTGTCGCAGGTAGATAAGACCGCGGTGGATACCTATCGCTATCTGAACTTCGACCAGCTCTCTCAGTACACCGAGAAAGCGGACGGGGTGATCTTCCAGACGGCGGTGTAA